The following are from one region of the Cetobacterium somerae genome:
- a CDS encoding sirohydrochlorin cobaltochelatase, whose protein sequence is MNFYKTMEKGAIVAAHFGTTHEDTREKTIDIINKKLKNEFDKLDFFQVYTSRIINRILSKRGIENLNTTQILEKLVEQGYQHVIIQPTYIINGTEMEALKREVDMFSDKFEDIRVGTPLLTEVDDYFKLIEVIEKEVGVLKEDEGVVMIGHGTEHPALSAYPMLAYVTKDLEKPIYIGTVEGYPGLDNVVRELKRDNKRKVTLMPLMFVAGDHAKNDIAEDWKEALEENGFEVEVNLKGLGEIESIQNIFIERAKKLENSQPEDILVKKAEYAKGRKASH, encoded by the coding sequence ATGAACTTTTACAAAACTATGGAAAAGGGCGCGATTGTAGCAGCACATTTTGGAACGACACATGAAGACACGAGAGAAAAAACAATAGATATAATAAATAAAAAATTAAAAAATGAGTTTGATAAATTAGATTTTTTTCAGGTTTATACATCAAGAATTATAAATAGAATACTTTCAAAAAGAGGTATTGAAAATTTAAATACCACTCAAATTTTAGAAAAACTAGTAGAGCAAGGATATCAACATGTAATTATTCAACCAACATATATAATAAATGGAACTGAAATGGAAGCTTTAAAAAGAGAAGTGGATATGTTTTCTGATAAATTTGAAGATATAAGAGTTGGAACTCCATTATTAACAGAAGTAGATGATTATTTTAAGTTAATTGAAGTAATAGAAAAAGAAGTTGGAGTTTTAAAAGAGGATGAAGGAGTTGTGATGATAGGGCATGGTACAGAGCATCCTGCATTGTCAGCTTATCCAATGTTAGCTTATGTTACAAAAGACTTAGAAAAACCTATATACATTGGAACAGTAGAAGGATATCCAGGGCTAGATAATGTAGTAAGAGAGTTAAAAAGAGATAATAAAAGAAAAGTAACTCTAATGCCACTTATGTTTGTAGCTGGAGACCATGCTAAAAATGATATAGCTGAAGATTGGAAAGAAGCATTAGAAGAGAATGGTTTTGAAGTAGAGGTAAATTTAAAAGGATTAGGTGAAATTGAATCTATTCAGAATATTTTTATAGAAAGAGCTAAAAAACTAGAAAATTCTCAACCAGAGGATATATTAGTGAAAAAAGCTGAGTATGCTAAAGGAAGAAAAGCTTCTCATTAA
- a CDS encoding ABC transporter substrate-binding protein, with protein MKKILLLFLLITTLNFSKENVRAVSTSQFTTEMLLAIGAENQILGTAYLDDEILPELREKYNKIPVLSKGAPTKEQFYSLNPNFLTGWKSIATPKNLGTVEELKENGIEVVFTKSQDSSKIEDIYSDILMFGDIFNLKDNAKNVVKNMKEDINKVKEKNKNKNNIKVFAYDSQESAPFVVGGNGIGNTMIEIAGGENIFKDTNFSFGIGTWEKVLDENPEAIIVIDYGSVSYENKIKYLKNNSPISQLEAVKKNKFIRIPLSYISPGIKVSKGIEIISNGLREEKK; from the coding sequence ATGAAAAAAATATTGTTACTATTTTTACTGATAACTACTTTAAATTTTTCTAAAGAGAATGTAAGAGCAGTTTCAACATCACAGTTTACAACAGAAATGTTATTAGCTATAGGTGCAGAAAATCAAATTTTAGGAACAGCTTATTTAGATGATGAAATACTACCTGAATTGAGAGAAAAGTATAATAAAATACCAGTTTTATCAAAGGGAGCTCCAACTAAAGAGCAATTTTATTCTTTAAATCCTAATTTTCTAACAGGATGGAAATCAATAGCAACACCTAAAAACTTAGGTACAGTAGAAGAACTAAAAGAAAATGGAATAGAAGTAGTTTTTACAAAATCTCAAGATAGCTCTAAAATTGAAGATATATATAGTGATATATTAATGTTTGGAGATATTTTTAATCTAAAAGATAATGCTAAAAATGTTGTAAAAAATATGAAAGAGGATATTAATAAAGTTAAAGAGAAAAATAAAAATAAAAATAATATAAAAGTTTTTGCATATGATAGTCAAGAATCAGCTCCCTTTGTAGTTGGAGGTAATGGAATTGGAAATACTATGATTGAAATAGCAGGTGGAGAAAATATTTTTAAAGATACAAATTTCTCTTTTGGTATTGGAACATGGGAAAAAGTATTAGATGAAAATCCAGAAGCTATTATAGTTATAGACTATGGAAGCGTAAGTTATGAAAATAAAATAAAGTATTTAAAAAACAATTCTCCAATATCTCAGTTAGAGGCTGTAAAAAAAAATAAATTTATAAGAATTCCATTGAGTTATATATCTCCGGGAATAAAGGTAAGTAAAGGTATTGAAATAATTTCAAATGGATTAAGAGAGGAAAAAAAGTGA
- a CDS encoding FecCD family ABC transporter permease, which yields MKVKDRNIIIISLILIIVLGTIAVTIGSVSLSSIHVWKILVNKLSNKDIFSIEWKKSTEMIVWNLRVPRVILALLGGAGLSLVGILMQALTKNSLASPYILGISSGASTGAVISIVLGSLLGISFSPGVGAFVFGTFTAFLVFYLAGNGGYSSTKLVLIGVAVSSLFSGVTTFLVTTAKNESQLRGAMFWISGSLAGARWEGLMTLFLVLLISIILVIFKYRELNILIAGDELAETLGVDIKKLRFFIVIISTFLTGFIVSATGVIGFVGLVIPHICRGLVGSNHKRLIPCAILLGALFLLGTDTLTRMIFKTQEIPIGVVTSMLGAPFFMSMLRKNSYNFGG from the coding sequence GTGAAAGTAAAAGATAGAAATATAATTATAATATCTCTTATTTTAATTATAGTTTTAGGAACGATAGCAGTTACAATAGGTAGTGTTTCTTTATCGTCAATCCATGTTTGGAAAATATTGGTAAATAAACTATCTAATAAAGATATTTTTTCTATTGAATGGAAGAAATCAACAGAAATGATTGTTTGGAATTTAAGGGTTCCTAGAGTTATTTTGGCTTTATTAGGAGGAGCAGGTCTATCTTTAGTTGGAATTTTAATGCAGGCATTAACTAAAAACTCGTTAGCTAGTCCATATATTTTAGGTATATCTTCAGGGGCTAGTACAGGTGCAGTTATCTCAATAGTATTAGGAAGTCTTTTAGGAATTTCATTTTCTCCAGGTGTTGGTGCTTTTGTTTTTGGAACTTTTACAGCTTTTCTAGTTTTTTACTTAGCTGGGAATGGAGGGTATTCAAGTACAAAACTTGTTTTAATTGGTGTAGCGGTATCCTCTTTATTTTCAGGAGTTACAACATTTTTAGTAACAACTGCTAAAAATGAATCTCAATTAAGAGGAGCTATGTTTTGGATTTCTGGTAGTTTAGCTGGAGCTAGATGGGAAGGATTAATGACATTATTTTTAGTTTTACTAATATCAATAATCCTAGTTATATTTAAATATAGAGAGTTAAATATTTTAATTGCAGGAGATGAGTTAGCTGAAACTTTAGGTGTAGATATAAAAAAATTAAGATTTTTTATCGTGATTATATCTACTTTTTTAACTGGATTTATAGTTTCTGCAACAGGAGTAATTGGTTTTGTAGGATTAGTAATTCCTCATATATGCAGAGGATTAGTTGGAAGCAATCATAAAAGATTGATTCCTTGCGCAATACTTTTAGGTGCTTTATTTTTATTAGGAACAGATACTTTAACAAGGATGATATTTAAAACGCAAGAGATTCCAATAGGAGTTGTAACATCTATGTTAGGTGCTCCATTTTTTATGAGTATGTTAAGAAAAAATAGTTATAATTTTGGAGGATAA
- a CDS encoding ABC transporter ATP-binding protein: MIKIDDLDFKIETRDILKNIKLNIEEKKFIGIIGENGCGKSTLLKNIYRNYTPKKNSIYIDGIELNDYSVKELSKKISVLSQNQKIIFDFTVKEIVEMGKYNKSSLFSKKNYEQDIDEALEKVGMKHLKDSSFLTLSGGEMQRVLIARSIAQESQVLLLDEPTNHLDVRYQYQIMDLVKSLDKTVVAVIHDINIASRYCDYIFAIKNGEIKYEGTPEEVIVSEKIKEIFQIEVEVIKHPLNNKPIVIFL; encoded by the coding sequence GTGATAAAAATAGATGATTTAGATTTTAAAATAGAAACAAGAGATATTTTAAAAAATATAAAATTGAATATAGAAGAAAAGAAATTCATTGGAATAATTGGTGAAAATGGTTGTGGTAAGAGTACACTTTTAAAAAATATTTATAGAAACTATACTCCTAAAAAGAATAGTATTTATATAGATGGAATAGAATTAAATGATTATTCTGTAAAAGAGTTATCTAAAAAAATCTCTGTTCTAAGTCAAAATCAAAAAATTATTTTTGATTTTACAGTTAAAGAAATAGTTGAAATGGGAAAGTACAATAAAAGCTCTTTATTTTCAAAAAAAAATTACGAACAAGATATTGATGAAGCTTTAGAAAAAGTTGGAATGAAACATTTAAAAGATTCTAGTTTCTTAACACTTTCTGGAGGGGAGATGCAGAGAGTTTTAATAGCTAGATCTATAGCACAAGAGAGTCAAGTGCTATTATTAGATGAACCAACAAATCACTTAGATGTAAGATATCAATACCAGATTATGGATTTAGTAAAAAGTCTTGATAAAACTGTAGTTGCAGTAATTCACGATATAAATATAGCAAGTCGTTATTGTGATTATATTTTTGCCATAAAAAATGGTGAAATAAAATACGAAGGGACACCAGAAGAGGTAATTGTATCAGAAAAAATAAAGGAGATATTCCAAATAGAGGTAGAAGTGATAAAACATCCTTTAAATAACAAACCAATAGTCATTTTTTTATAG
- a CDS encoding M23 family metallopeptidase has protein sequence MKKGKKLVIGILVFLVTSIFYREFTLKNNEAKNKEITENKELVKNEQIIKTETVAIEKTEIVENSIEKEITFNKEDSTEVVDEKLAQTTIEESTLEDLELENKIAKEWDDQEGQELADLDSTIDLEEKIVLENMEYVIKKGDTISDLSKEYKIKTDYIYANNIDKNLRVLQIGKKINIPTEPGIFYSIKKGDTFEGLSKRFEVDVKTIKEDNEIDRLLVGAKIFLREPKVSRYLSSFKQEYVKKTNLGTFSNPLVAMSLTSSFGSRKHPVLKKVLNHAGVDLRAKTGTRVVSAKEGVVTFAGRASGYGKLIIIKHSDGYETRYAHLSQIDVKKGQKISQNQHIALSGATGRVSGPHLHFEIRKNGKIENPLTYLKF, from the coding sequence ATGAAAAAAGGGAAAAAATTGGTCATAGGTATTTTAGTCTTTTTAGTAACATCAATTTTTTATAGAGAGTTTACATTAAAAAATAACGAGGCTAAAAATAAAGAAATAACTGAAAATAAAGAGTTAGTAAAAAATGAGCAAATTATTAAAACAGAAACAGTAGCGATAGAAAAAACTGAGATTGTTGAGAATAGTATAGAGAAAGAAATCACTTTTAATAAAGAAGATTCAACTGAAGTTGTAGATGAAAAGTTAGCACAAACTACAATAGAAGAATCCACATTAGAAGATTTAGAATTAGAAAACAAAATTGCTAAAGAATGGGATGATCAAGAGGGACAAGAGTTAGCAGATCTTGATAGCACAATTGACTTAGAAGAAAAAATTGTATTAGAAAATATGGAATATGTAATTAAAAAAGGAGATACTATTTCAGATTTATCTAAAGAATATAAAATAAAAACTGATTATATCTATGCAAATAATATTGATAAAAACTTAAGAGTTCTTCAAATAGGGAAGAAAATAAATATTCCAACAGAGCCTGGAATATTCTACTCAATCAAAAAGGGAGATACTTTTGAAGGGTTGTCAAAGAGATTTGAAGTGGATGTTAAAACAATAAAAGAAGATAATGAAATTGATAGACTTTTAGTTGGAGCCAAAATCTTTTTAAGAGAACCTAAAGTTTCAAGATATTTAAGTAGTTTTAAACAAGAATATGTTAAGAAAACAAATTTAGGTACTTTTTCAAATCCTTTAGTAGCTATGAGTTTAACAAGTAGCTTTGGTTCAAGAAAACATCCAGTACTAAAAAAAGTTTTAAATCATGCAGGTGTAGATTTAAGAGCTAAAACTGGTACAAGGGTTGTTTCTGCAAAAGAGGGTGTTGTTACTTTTGCTGGAAGAGCCAGTGGATATGGAAAACTTATTATAATAAAGCATTCAGATGGTTATGAAACGAGATATGCTCACCTTAGTCAAATAGATGTTAAGAAAGGTCAAAAAATATCTCAAAATCAACATATAGCTTTAAGTGGAGCAACAGGAAGAGTAAGTGGTCCTCACTTACATTTTGAAATAAGAAAAAATGGAAAAATAGAGAATCCATTGACGTATTTAAAATTTTAA